The following are encoded in a window of Mycobacterium sp. ELW1 genomic DNA:
- a CDS encoding PPOX class F420-dependent oxidoreductase — MSPKIATADSVDLDQLLEFVRPRHRMVLTTFRADGSLQSSPVTGGVDEQGRLVIASYPRRAKSVNIRRTRRASVVVLSDEFNDAYVQIDGPAEVIDLPDAVEPLVDYFRAVAGEHSDWDEYREAMVKQGKCLIRVTPQRWGPVATGGFPPS, encoded by the coding sequence ATGTCGCCCAAGATCGCCACCGCCGACTCCGTGGACCTCGATCAGCTGCTGGAGTTCGTCCGACCCCGCCATCGCATGGTGCTGACCACGTTCCGCGCGGACGGCTCTCTGCAGAGTTCCCCGGTGACCGGCGGCGTCGACGAGCAGGGCCGACTGGTGATCGCCAGCTATCCGCGTCGCGCCAAGTCGGTGAACATCCGCCGCACCAGGCGAGCGAGCGTGGTGGTGCTCTCCGACGAGTTCAACGACGCCTATGTGCAGATCGACGGGCCCGCCGAGGTGATCGATCTGCCCGACGCCGTCGAACCGCTGGTCGACTACTTCCGCGCCGTCGCCGGTGAGCACTCGGACTGGGACGAGTACCGGGAGGCGATGGTCAAACAGGGCAAGTGCCTGATCCGGGTCACCCCGCAGCGCTGGGGTCCCGTGGCGACGGGCGGCTTCCCTCCGTCGTAA
- a CDS encoding sucrase ferredoxin codes for MSRAGQGCSDQSLARNDPMYGTASAGTSWLLLELAGGWGHSAFLGSPSCIDPKLGLAVVRRAESAGMRIAAIRKHGRRETTPRWRWFVAQCAVGSEALYGGEVTDPRDYLDVALDGSDGTASTDPLVAVCAHGRHDMCCAVRGRSAAAAISTAYPEFAWECSHLGGDRFAATMLVLPVGLCYGRVDQTDAAELVSRYLDGRLDNRFLRGRTSLPHAVQAAQHFAREAFGDDRIAAFPPLEVESGDGTIRVVLGADPDPVEVVLNEELSEPLLSQCSATAPGRVRIYTLASLTTEGSRPSPRDPSAAG; via the coding sequence ATGAGCAGAGCCGGGCAGGGCTGCAGCGACCAGTCGCTGGCCCGCAACGACCCGATGTACGGGACGGCCTCGGCCGGTACGTCGTGGCTGCTGCTCGAATTGGCCGGCGGCTGGGGACATTCGGCGTTCCTGGGCTCACCGTCGTGTATCGACCCGAAGCTGGGGCTGGCCGTCGTCCGGCGCGCCGAATCAGCCGGCATGCGGATCGCGGCGATCCGCAAGCACGGCCGCCGGGAGACCACGCCACGATGGCGCTGGTTCGTCGCGCAGTGCGCCGTTGGCAGCGAAGCGTTGTACGGCGGCGAGGTCACCGACCCGCGTGACTACCTCGACGTTGCGTTGGACGGCTCTGACGGCACCGCCTCGACCGACCCGCTCGTCGCGGTCTGCGCCCATGGCCGCCACGACATGTGCTGCGCCGTGCGCGGCCGGTCGGCTGCCGCGGCGATCTCGACCGCGTACCCCGAATTCGCCTGGGAATGCTCACATCTGGGTGGTGACAGATTCGCGGCGACGATGCTCGTGCTGCCGGTGGGGTTGTGCTACGGGCGGGTGGACCAAACCGACGCGGCCGAGCTGGTCAGCCGGTATTTGGACGGCCGGCTGGACAACCGATTTCTGCGCGGGCGCACATCGCTTCCCCACGCCGTCCAGGCCGCACAACATTTCGCCCGCGAGGCCTTCGGCGACGATCGCATAGCCGCCTTCCCCCCGTTGGAGGTCGAGTCGGGTGACGGCACCATCCGGGTGGTGCTCGGCGCCGATCCCGACCCGGTCGAGGTGGTGCTCAACGAGGAGCTCTCGGAGCCACTGCTGTCGCAATGCAGCGCCACCGCGCCGGGGCGGGTGCGGATCTACACCCTGGCCTCGCTTACGACGGAGGGAAGCCGCCCGTCGCCACGGGACCCCAGCGCTGCGGGGTGA
- a CDS encoding cupin domain-containing protein, translated as MLSRCSAVDAQTFADQYWGRKPLLSSAADLPRDFSDLLSPGAVDELIAERGVRAPFIRLARDGEILAKDCYLGPAGFGAEIADQVDSAKVLAELARGATVVLQGLHRLWPPVIDFVRDAVDDLGHPVQANAYITPPGNRGFDPHYDVHDVFVLQVSGQKRWVVHEPVHHHPLPDQPWTQHRAAIDERVCGEPVIDAVLNAGDALYLPRGWLHAAQALDTTSIHLTIGVSATTGLDVARAVLDELSRVEAFRRSLPMGIAADQDETAATVTKVMAEMVAALRDNAASLSTGAAARLSDRYGGLTRPVAVRPLATLRAAADADVEVWWRRGLVAGLDSSDGRVVLRLPDRTITFPASCAEALRALHRGEVVRSAALPGLDPADGAVLIRRLLKEAVVVPAPAP; from the coding sequence ATGCTGAGCCGCTGCAGTGCGGTCGACGCGCAGACGTTCGCCGACCAGTACTGGGGCCGTAAGCCGCTCCTCAGCTCGGCCGCCGACCTGCCCCGGGACTTCAGCGATCTGCTGTCTCCCGGGGCGGTCGACGAGCTGATAGCCGAGCGCGGTGTCCGGGCACCATTCATCAGGCTGGCCCGCGACGGCGAGATCCTCGCCAAAGACTGCTATCTCGGCCCGGCCGGATTCGGCGCGGAGATTGCCGACCAGGTCGACTCGGCGAAGGTCCTCGCCGAATTGGCCAGGGGCGCAACGGTTGTCCTACAGGGTTTACACCGGCTATGGCCGCCGGTGATCGACTTCGTTCGCGACGCCGTCGACGATCTCGGCCATCCCGTGCAGGCCAATGCCTACATCACACCCCCGGGCAACCGCGGCTTCGACCCGCACTACGACGTCCACGACGTCTTCGTACTACAGGTATCCGGGCAGAAGCGCTGGGTGGTGCACGAACCGGTCCACCACCATCCCCTACCCGACCAGCCGTGGACCCAGCATCGGGCGGCGATCGACGAACGAGTGTGCGGCGAGCCGGTGATCGACGCCGTGCTGAACGCCGGCGACGCGCTGTACCTGCCCCGAGGCTGGCTCCATGCGGCTCAGGCGCTCGACACCACGTCGATTCACCTCACCATCGGTGTCTCGGCCACCACCGGGCTCGACGTGGCGCGCGCCGTGCTCGACGAGCTGTCCCGTGTCGAGGCCTTCCGCCGATCCCTGCCCATGGGTATCGCAGCCGATCAGGACGAGACGGCCGCCACGGTCACCAAGGTGATGGCCGAGATGGTGGCGGCGTTGCGCGACAACGCGGCAAGCCTCAGCACCGGCGCCGCCGCGCGGCTGTCCGACCGGTACGGCGGGCTGACCCGACCCGTCGCGGTCCGTCCGTTGGCCACCCTGCGCGCAGCCGCCGACGCCGACGTCGAGGTGTGGTGGCGCCGTGGCCTGGTGGCCGGCCTGGACAGTTCCGACGGCCGGGTTGTTCTTCGGCTTCCCGACCGGACCATCACGTTCCCCGCGTCCTGCGCCGAGGCGCTGCGCGCGCTGCACCGCGGCGAGGTGGTGCGGTCCGCCGCGCTGCCGGGGCTCGACCCCGCTGACGGTGCGGTTCTGATCCGGCGCCTGCTCAAGGAAGCAGTCGTCGTCCCCGCCCCTGCGCCATGA
- a CDS encoding zinc-dependent alcohol dehydrogenase: protein MRAVTWHGRRNVSVDTVPDPQIKEPTDAIIRVTSTNICGSDLHLYEVLGAFMSPGDILGHEAMGVVEEVGDQVSELKVGDRVVIPFNISCGHCFMCGEGLQSQCETTQNRDQGTGAALFGYSKLYGEVAGGQAEYLRVPQANYTHIKVPVGGSDDRYVYLSDVLPTAWQGLEYADVPDGGTLVVLGLGPIGSMACRMATHRNRYRVIGIDLVADRLERARPYCDEVIDLREGDVVERVQSLTDGRGADSVIDAVGMEAHGSPVAEFAQTAAGFLPSPLGRAVMRNAGVDRLAALHTAIAVVRRGGTISLSGVYGGSADPINMMVMFDKQIQLRMGQANVKRWIPDIMPLLTDDDPLGVDTFATHRLPLADAPKAYETFQKKADGMFKVVLKP from the coding sequence ATGCGCGCAGTGACCTGGCACGGCCGGCGCAACGTCTCGGTGGACACCGTCCCCGATCCGCAGATCAAGGAACCGACCGACGCGATCATCCGCGTCACGAGTACCAATATCTGCGGGTCGGACCTGCATCTCTACGAAGTACTCGGTGCCTTCATGTCGCCGGGCGACATCCTCGGACACGAGGCCATGGGTGTGGTCGAAGAGGTTGGCGACCAGGTTTCCGAGCTCAAAGTCGGTGACCGCGTGGTGATTCCGTTCAACATCTCCTGCGGCCACTGCTTCATGTGCGGTGAGGGTCTGCAGAGCCAGTGTGAGACAACGCAAAACCGCGACCAGGGGACCGGCGCGGCCTTGTTCGGTTACTCCAAGCTCTACGGCGAAGTCGCCGGCGGGCAGGCCGAGTATCTGCGCGTGCCGCAAGCCAATTACACCCACATCAAGGTCCCGGTCGGCGGGTCCGATGATCGCTACGTGTACCTGTCCGACGTGCTGCCCACCGCGTGGCAAGGCTTGGAGTACGCGGACGTGCCGGACGGCGGCACCCTGGTGGTGCTCGGACTGGGGCCGATCGGGTCGATGGCATGCCGGATGGCCACACACCGCAACCGGTACCGGGTGATCGGCATCGACCTGGTGGCCGACCGGCTTGAGCGGGCCCGCCCCTACTGCGACGAAGTCATCGACCTCCGGGAGGGCGATGTGGTGGAGCGCGTTCAGTCTCTGACCGACGGCCGGGGCGCCGATTCCGTCATCGATGCCGTCGGCATGGAGGCACACGGGTCTCCCGTCGCCGAATTCGCCCAGACCGCAGCGGGATTCCTGCCATCGCCGTTGGGACGAGCTGTCATGCGCAACGCCGGAGTGGATCGGCTGGCTGCACTGCACACCGCGATCGCGGTGGTCCGCCGTGGCGGGACGATCTCCCTGTCGGGTGTCTACGGCGGGTCCGCGGATCCGATCAACATGATGGTGATGTTCGACAAGCAGATTCAGCTCCGCATGGGGCAGGCCAACGTCAAGCGTTGGATCCCCGACATCATGCCGCTACTGACCGACGACGACCCGCTCGGCGTGGACACGTTCGCCACCCATCGGCTTCCGCTTGCGGACGCCCCGAAGGCCTACGAAACGTTCCAGAAGAAGGCCGACGGCATGTTCAAAGTGGTTCTGAAACCTTAG
- a CDS encoding TetR/AcrR family transcriptional regulator, whose protein sequence is MTTTVVPEAPAVGRNDDFRRRLLDGLAASIEERGYRDTTVADIVRYARTSKRTFYSEFATKEDCFAELLTTNNDELVETISAAVDPHAPWHEQIRQAVVTYVQHIDERRAITLSWIRELPALGEYARPTLRRGFARLATMIVELSNNDGFRTAGLPPISHAMAVILVGGLRELTAQTMEDGDPATDIIEPALAVSLALLGPKPAQS, encoded by the coding sequence ATGACCACGACAGTCGTTCCCGAAGCTCCTGCCGTCGGCCGCAACGACGACTTTCGGCGCCGACTGCTCGACGGGCTCGCCGCATCCATCGAAGAACGCGGCTACCGCGACACCACGGTCGCCGACATCGTCCGCTACGCCCGCACCTCCAAGCGCACCTTCTACAGCGAGTTCGCCACCAAGGAAGACTGTTTCGCCGAGCTGCTCACCACCAACAACGACGAACTCGTCGAGACCATCAGCGCGGCCGTCGATCCGCACGCGCCCTGGCATGAGCAGATCCGCCAGGCTGTCGTCACCTACGTCCAGCACATCGACGAGCGGCGCGCGATCACCTTGAGCTGGATCCGCGAACTGCCCGCCTTGGGCGAGTACGCCCGGCCCACCCTGCGCCGGGGGTTCGCCCGACTCGCCACGATGATCGTCGAGCTGTCCAACAACGACGGCTTCCGTACCGCCGGCTTACCGCCGATCTCGCATGCGATGGCGGTCATCCTGGTGGGTGGCCTGCGAGAGCTCACCGCGCAAACCATGGAGGACGGCGACCCCGCCACCGACATCATCGAACCCGCGCTGGCGGTCTCGCTGGCACTGTTGGGGCCGAAACCGGCCCAATCCTAA
- a CDS encoding cytochrome P450, which yields MSQAPTVAAPVRAEAKLPPSPGVPNALVSLAFMAARRPTTNWLTRRYGRCVTVRIPVFGNTVVVSDPALTKQIFTTSPDILYNIQPNLSRLLGPGSVFALDGVEHRARRKLLTPPFHGKSIRAYEQIVVEETLRETESWPQGTEFATLEPMMRITLNIILRAIFGADGVELQRLRELIPKWVTLGSRLAVLPSPKRELPWTPWGRLVQYRREYEGLVDTLISRAQSDPNLEDRTDVLSLFLRSSYDDGSAMTRGEIGDELLTLLAAGHETTASTLAWAFERISRHPEVLTRLVEEAGTEDNAYRQATILEVQRNRTVIDFSGRHVQVPGYELGEWTVPQGYSVIVSLNQLHENPEMFPDPERFDPLRFLDTKPNTFAWVPFGGGTRRCIGAAFANMEMDVVLRTVLRHVTIATTTAPGEKWHSRGVAFTPKKGGRVVVHRRG from the coding sequence ATGAGCCAAGCGCCAACCGTCGCCGCGCCGGTCCGTGCCGAAGCGAAGTTGCCGCCGTCGCCGGGAGTGCCGAATGCACTGGTCAGCCTCGCGTTCATGGCGGCCCGCCGGCCCACGACCAACTGGCTGACCCGGCGCTACGGCCGCTGTGTCACGGTGCGGATCCCGGTCTTCGGCAACACTGTCGTCGTCTCGGATCCCGCACTGACCAAGCAGATCTTCACCACCAGTCCCGACATTCTCTACAACATCCAGCCGAACCTGAGCCGGCTGCTGGGACCGGGATCGGTATTCGCTCTCGACGGGGTCGAGCACCGCGCGCGCCGCAAGCTGCTCACCCCGCCGTTTCACGGCAAGAGCATCCGGGCCTACGAGCAGATCGTGGTCGAGGAGACCCTGCGCGAGACCGAATCCTGGCCGCAGGGAACCGAATTCGCAACGCTCGAGCCGATGATGCGCATCACCCTCAACATCATCTTGCGCGCGATCTTCGGCGCCGACGGTGTCGAGCTGCAGCGCCTGCGTGAGCTCATCCCGAAGTGGGTGACCCTGGGATCGCGGCTGGCCGTGCTGCCCTCGCCGAAACGCGAACTTCCGTGGACGCCATGGGGGCGGCTCGTTCAATATCGCCGGGAGTACGAGGGCTTGGTCGACACGCTGATCAGCCGGGCGCAGAGCGATCCCAATCTCGAAGACCGCACCGACGTGTTGTCGCTGTTCCTGCGGAGCTCCTATGACGACGGCTCGGCGATGACGCGCGGGGAGATCGGCGACGAACTGCTGACTCTGCTCGCCGCCGGTCACGAGACCACCGCATCCACGCTGGCGTGGGCGTTCGAGCGGATCTCGCGGCATCCCGAAGTGCTGACCCGCCTGGTCGAAGAGGCCGGCACCGAGGACAACGCCTACCGTCAGGCCACGATCCTCGAGGTCCAGCGCAACCGGACGGTGATCGACTTCTCCGGCCGTCATGTTCAGGTGCCGGGCTACGAACTCGGTGAATGGACTGTGCCGCAGGGTTATTCAGTGATTGTCAGCCTGAACCAGCTGCACGAGAACCCGGAGATGTTCCCCGACCCGGAGCGCTTCGACCCGCTGCGCTTTCTCGACACCAAGCCCAACACCTTCGCCTGGGTTCCGTTCGGCGGGGGCACCCGGCGCTGCATCGGCGCGGCATTCGCCAACATGGAGATGGACGTCGTCCTCCGTACGGTGTTGCGGCACGTCACGATTGCGACCACCACGGCGCCGGGGGAGAAGTGGCACTCCCGGGGCGTGGCGTTCACCCCGAAAAAGGGCGGACGGGTCGTGGTGCACCGCCGGGGCTAG
- the msrA gene encoding peptide-methionine (S)-S-oxide reductase MsrA encodes MTDTKRAILAGGCFWGMQDLIRKQPGVVSTRVGYTGGQNDHPTYRNHPGHAEAIEIEYDPAQTDFRALLEFFFQIHDPSTKNRQGNDVGTSYRSAIFYLDDEQKQVALDTIADVDASGLWPGKVVTEVTPAGDFWDAEPEHQDYLLHYPNGYTCHFPRAGWKLPKRAQV; translated from the coding sequence GTGACTGACACCAAGAGGGCGATCCTGGCCGGCGGCTGCTTCTGGGGCATGCAGGATCTGATCCGCAAGCAGCCCGGCGTGGTCTCCACCCGGGTGGGATACACCGGCGGCCAGAACGATCACCCGACCTACCGCAACCATCCCGGCCACGCCGAGGCGATCGAGATCGAGTACGACCCGGCGCAGACCGATTTCCGGGCGCTGCTGGAGTTCTTCTTCCAGATCCACGATCCGAGCACCAAGAACCGGCAGGGCAATGACGTCGGCACCAGCTACCGGTCGGCGATCTTCTACCTCGACGACGAGCAGAAGCAGGTCGCGTTGGACACCATCGCCGACGTCGACGCCTCCGGGCTGTGGCCGGGCAAGGTGGTCACCGAGGTGACGCCGGCCGGCGACTTCTGGGATGCCGAGCCCGAGCATCAGGACTACCTGCTGCACTACCCGAACGGCTACACCTGCCACTTCCCGCGGGCGGGGTGGAAGCTACCGAAGCGGGCTCAGGTCTAG
- the msrB gene encoding peptide-methionine (R)-S-oxide reductase MsrB, with amino-acid sequence MSHDYHRNPAAVSALSPEQYRVTQENGTERPFTGEYWDNHEPGIYVDVVSGEPLFASLDKFESGSGWPSFTKPIDASNVVTKRDFSHLMVRTEVRSAGGDSHLGHVFKDGPRAQGGLRYCINSASLRFIGLDDLEAQGYGEYKHLFETSKEDA; translated from the coding sequence ATGTCGCATGACTATCACCGCAATCCCGCCGCAGTTTCCGCGCTGTCCCCGGAGCAATACCGGGTAACCCAGGAGAACGGCACCGAGCGGCCCTTCACCGGCGAGTACTGGGACAACCACGAGCCGGGCATCTACGTCGACGTCGTCTCGGGGGAACCGCTGTTCGCCTCGCTCGACAAGTTCGAAAGTGGATCCGGCTGGCCCAGTTTCACCAAACCGATCGACGCATCCAACGTCGTCACCAAGCGGGACTTCAGCCACCTGATGGTTCGCACCGAGGTCCGCTCGGCGGGTGGCGACAGCCATCTGGGGCACGTCTTCAAAGACGGCCCCCGTGCGCAGGGAGGGTTGCGCTACTGCATCAACTCCGCTTCGCTGAGATTCATCGGACTCGACGATCTCGAGGCGCAGGGCTACGGCGAGTACAAGCATTTGTTCGAGACTTCCAAGGAGGACGCGTGA
- a CDS encoding nuclear transport factor 2 family protein: protein MWVPHFSRQELTDAFAVFENTVAEAARTQDWDAWVSHYTPDVDYIEHAMGTMKGRDEVRAWITKTMGSFPGSYMTEFPSLWAVFDEETGRVICELDNPMRDPGDGTIISATNISIVTYAGDGLWSRQEDIYNPLKFLQASMRWCKKAEKLGTLDEEAAAWMRANGGGK from the coding sequence TTGTGGGTGCCGCACTTCTCCCGTCAGGAATTGACCGACGCATTCGCCGTCTTCGAGAACACCGTCGCCGAGGCCGCCAGAACCCAGGATTGGGACGCCTGGGTGAGTCACTACACCCCCGACGTCGACTACATCGAGCACGCGATGGGCACGATGAAGGGCCGCGACGAGGTGCGGGCCTGGATCACCAAGACGATGGGCAGCTTCCCCGGCAGCTATATGACCGAGTTCCCGTCGCTGTGGGCGGTGTTCGACGAGGAGACCGGCCGGGTCATCTGCGAGCTGGACAACCCGATGCGCGACCCCGGTGACGGCACGATCATCAGCGCCACCAACATCTCGATCGTCACCTACGCCGGCGACGGCCTGTGGTCGCGCCAGGAGGACATCTACAACCCGCTGAAGTTCCTGCAGGCCAGCATGAGGTGGTGCAAGAAGGCCGAGAAGCTCGGCACCCTCGACGAGGAGGCGGCCGCCTGGATGCGCGCCAATGGAGGCGGCAAGTGA
- a CDS encoding NAD-dependent epimerase/dehydratase family protein, producing MSAPKLVIGANGFLGSHVTRQLVADGHQVRVMVRPNASTISIDDLDVQRFIGDIWDNDVLREAMAGVDDVYYCVVDARGWLSDPAPLFHTNVEGTRNVLEVARTAGLHRFIFTSSYVTVGRRRGRTVSEADIITDRGLTPYVRSRVQAEELVLRYAREHGLPAIAMCVSTTYGGGDWGRTPHGAIIAGAAFGKLPFVMGGIELEAVGVDDAARAMILAAERGRVGERYLISEKMISNAEVARIAALEANMPPPAKTIPLPVAYALAALGTAKARLQKTDEKLSLGSLRLMRAEGPLDCSKAVQELGWQPRPVEESIREAARFWVGLREAKRQAKAARSE from the coding sequence GTGAGCGCCCCGAAACTCGTCATCGGAGCCAACGGTTTCCTCGGCTCACACGTCACCCGGCAGTTGGTCGCCGACGGGCACCAGGTCCGAGTCATGGTGCGGCCGAACGCTTCCACCATCTCCATCGACGACCTCGACGTGCAACGCTTCATCGGCGACATCTGGGACAACGACGTGCTGCGCGAGGCGATGGCCGGCGTCGACGACGTCTACTACTGCGTGGTGGACGCCCGCGGTTGGCTCAGTGACCCGGCACCGCTGTTTCACACCAACGTCGAGGGCACCCGCAACGTCCTGGAGGTGGCCAGAACCGCTGGCCTGCACCGCTTCATCTTCACCAGCAGCTACGTCACCGTCGGACGCCGTCGCGGCCGGACGGTCAGTGAAGCCGACATCATCACCGACCGCGGACTCACCCCCTATGTCCGGTCCCGGGTGCAGGCCGAAGAACTGGTGCTGCGCTACGCCCGCGAGCACGGCCTGCCCGCCATCGCGATGTGCGTGTCCACGACCTACGGCGGCGGCGACTGGGGGCGAACCCCGCACGGCGCCATCATCGCCGGGGCCGCCTTCGGCAAGCTGCCGTTCGTGATGGGCGGTATCGAACTCGAAGCCGTCGGCGTCGACGACGCCGCCCGCGCGATGATCCTGGCCGCCGAGCGTGGCCGGGTCGGCGAGCGTTACCTGATCTCGGAAAAAATGATCAGCAACGCCGAAGTGGCCCGCATCGCCGCGCTGGAGGCGAACATGCCGCCGCCGGCGAAGACGATCCCGCTGCCGGTCGCCTACGCGTTGGCCGCGCTGGGCACCGCCAAAGCCCGGCTGCAGAAGACCGACGAAAAGCTGTCGCTGGGCTCGCTGCGGCTGATGCGCGCCGAGGGACCGCTGGACTGCAGCAAAGCCGTCCAGGAACTGGGCTGGCAGCCCCGGCCGGTCGAGGAGTCGATCCGGGAGGCCGCGCGCTTCTGGGTTGGGCTGCGCGAGGCGAAACGGCAGGCCAAGGCGGCCCGCTCGGAGTGA
- a CDS encoding cupredoxin domain-containing protein: protein MTPRILTLSVAIAFAAVLLVAACSAGTTAAPSSAPPAAGSTISIADMKFSSPGPVSPGATVTVANADGVEHTVTADSGAAFNVEVGEKGTATFTAPSKPGTYPYHCTYHPAMHGQLVVQ from the coding sequence ATGACGCCACGCATCTTGACCCTGTCCGTCGCCATCGCATTCGCTGCTGTTCTTCTGGTGGCGGCATGCTCGGCGGGAACCACAGCCGCACCGTCGTCCGCACCTCCCGCGGCCGGCTCGACGATCAGCATCGCCGACATGAAATTCAGTTCGCCCGGGCCGGTTTCGCCCGGCGCCACCGTCACCGTCGCGAATGCGGACGGGGTCGAGCACACCGTCACCGCCGACTCCGGCGCCGCGTTCAACGTCGAGGTCGGCGAGAAGGGCACGGCTACGTTCACCGCGCCGAGCAAGCCGGGAACGTACCCCTACCACTGCACCTACCACCCGGCTATGCACGGACAGCTCGTCGTCCAGTAG
- a CDS encoding FAD-dependent oxidoreductase, with product MATINGAVSHWFTELPAPRPALPGDRDADVCIVGAGYTGLWTAYYLKKADPSLRIVVLEARFAGFGASGRNGGWLSGLAPGHRGLLAKKYGRANVVAWQQTLNAAVDEVIAVAAQEGIDADIVKGGNLEVARNPSQARRLRAEADEDREWGTDGIELLTAAEAAERIRVDGLVLGMFNPHCARIQPAKLARGLADVVERLGVTIYEQTPVTTISPGRAETPRGVVRAPIVLRATEGFTARMHGLRRRWLPMNSAMIATEPMSDDVWASIGWAGRETLGDLAHGFFYAQRTADNRIAIGGRAVPYRYASRIDNDGAVGADTITYLTGVLNAALPQTRGVPIAHGWCGVLGVPRDWSAGVSLDPVTGLGEAGGYVGHGVTATNLAGRTLTDLVLKRSTPLTALPWVGHHSATWEPEPLRWLGVRGMYTAYKLADRHESGGRATTSPIAVIADAIARRP from the coding sequence GTGGCCACAATTAACGGCGCCGTCTCGCACTGGTTCACCGAGCTTCCCGCCCCGCGTCCCGCCCTGCCGGGTGACCGCGACGCCGACGTCTGCATCGTCGGCGCGGGCTACACCGGCTTGTGGACGGCCTACTACCTGAAGAAAGCCGATCCCTCGCTGCGGATCGTGGTGCTGGAAGCACGGTTCGCCGGATTCGGCGCATCCGGACGCAACGGCGGCTGGCTGTCCGGCCTGGCGCCGGGCCACCGCGGGCTGCTGGCCAAGAAGTACGGCCGCGCCAACGTCGTCGCCTGGCAGCAGACCCTCAACGCTGCCGTCGACGAGGTGATCGCGGTGGCCGCGCAGGAAGGGATCGACGCCGACATCGTCAAGGGCGGCAACCTCGAAGTGGCCCGCAACCCCTCGCAAGCCCGCCGGCTGCGTGCCGAAGCCGATGAGGATCGCGAGTGGGGCACCGACGGCATCGAACTGCTGACCGCCGCCGAAGCAGCCGAGCGGATCCGGGTGGACGGCCTGGTGCTCGGGATGTTCAATCCGCACTGTGCGCGCATCCAGCCCGCCAAGCTGGCCCGCGGCCTCGCCGACGTCGTGGAGCGCCTCGGCGTCACCATCTACGAACAGACCCCGGTCACCACGATCAGCCCCGGCCGGGCGGAAACCCCGCGGGGCGTGGTGCGCGCGCCGATCGTGCTGCGGGCCACCGAGGGCTTCACCGCCCGGATGCATGGGTTGCGGCGGCGCTGGCTGCCGATGAACAGCGCGATGATCGCGACAGAGCCGATGTCCGACGACGTCTGGGCGTCCATCGGTTGGGCGGGCCGCGAAACGCTGGGCGATCTGGCCCACGGGTTCTTCTACGCCCAGCGGACCGCCGACAATCGCATCGCGATCGGCGGCCGGGCGGTGCCCTATCGCTATGCCTCGCGCATCGACAACGACGGCGCGGTCGGCGCCGACACCATCACCTACCTGACCGGGGTGCTCAACGCCGCGTTGCCGCAGACCCGCGGGGTGCCGATCGCCCACGGCTGGTGTGGCGTGCTGGGCGTCCCCCGAGACTGGTCGGCCGGTGTCAGCCTCGATCCGGTCACCGGACTCGGCGAGGCGGGCGGTTACGTCGGCCACGGTGTGACGGCGACCAACCTGGCCGGCCGGACGCTGACCGACCTGGTGCTCAAACGGTCCACCCCGTTGACCGCGCTGCCCTGGGTCGGTCACCACTCGGCCACCTGGGAACCCGAGCCGCTGCGCTGGCTCGGTGTACGCGGCATGTACACCGCCTACAAGCTGGCCGACCGGCACGAATCGGGCGGGCGGGCGACGACCTCGCCGATCGCCGTGATCGCGGACGCGATCGCCCGGCGTCCCTGA
- a CDS encoding DUF427 domain-containing protein: MSTREIKQPTADHPITITPTSGRVQVRINGELVADTRAALGLAESTYPVVQYIPLGDVDPAVLACTDTHSYCPYKGEASYYSVTAGDVTVEDVIWTYEKPYPAVAAIAGHVAFYPNMADISVAPD; encoded by the coding sequence ATGAGCACACGTGAGATCAAGCAGCCGACCGCCGATCACCCGATCACGATCACCCCGACCTCCGGACGGGTTCAGGTCCGGATCAACGGCGAACTCGTCGCCGACACCCGCGCCGCGCTCGGCTTGGCCGAATCCACCTATCCCGTGGTTCAGTACATCCCGCTGGGCGACGTCGACCCGGCGGTACTGGCCTGCACCGACACCCACAGCTACTGCCCGTACAAGGGCGAGGCCAGCTACTACAGCGTCACCGCAGGCGACGTGACGGTCGAAGACGTGATCTGGACCTACGAGAAGCCCTACCCGGCGGTCGCCGCGATCGCGGGACACGTCGCGTTCTATCCGAACATGGCCGACATCAGCGTCGCACCGGACTGA